A stretch of Gossypium hirsutum isolate 1008001.06 chromosome A06, Gossypium_hirsutum_v2.1, whole genome shotgun sequence DNA encodes these proteins:
- the LOC107963238 gene encoding uncharacterized protein produces the protein MTYRELYQNLFNAHVVSTFYLEPLQPPYPKWYDTNVQCEYHARITGHSIENCTAFKKVVERLIKVGIVRFDDSAMPNVAGNPLPNHTDQGVNGISEGKNKKIKCEVAKLRTPLRQVWREMVMRGLIALDFGRESKEERNYGEFHNEVGHEIQECVEFRALVQNMMNNKEMEFYEETKNPVEGDICASEGESKDQDRGSYTRSRRRYDTASEKAQPVKGKALVVEGVKEKATKSELPVNELVNEEEDKEFFKFLKHSEYSVVEQLRKQPARISVLALLLSSEVHRSALIKVLNETYVANDISVNKLDRLVSNISADNHIFFNDNEIPPGDMGSTKALHITTRCKGYTLPGVLIDNGSTLNVLSLTTLNRLPIDNSHIKECQNIVKTFDGTERKVIGRIEVPLQIGPNIYEVDFLVMDIKPSYNCLLGRPWIHSAGAVPSSLHQKLKLVSEGRLITINAKDDIIATVSNNAPYLDTDDFAIECSFRSLEFVNATFIAEGSKILVPKLSKTTRMSLQLTIGKGALPGRGLGRHLQGRVETPMPKDKKDRFGLGFKPDAKQRRRELGKKQEKRRARLTEEEIKWEPMTFPHISKTFVSGGIIHPERDTPMTGAIEERLESLDINVICEEETK, from the exons ACCAGAACCTGTTCAACGCTCATGTGGTATCCACTTTCTACCTGGAGCCACTACAgcccccatatcccaaatggtatgacacaaacgtCCAATGTGAATACCACGCGAGAATTACTGGGCATTCAATCGAAAATTGCACTGCATTCAAGAAAGTGGTCGAAAGACTCATTAAGGTGGGAATCGTAAGATTTGATGACTCAGCCATGCCCAATGTAGCAGGAAACCCACTCCCTAATCACACCGACCAAGGAGTGAACGGGATAAGCGAAGGCAAAAACAAGAAGATTAAGTGTGAGGTTGCGAAACTCAGGACTCCGTTGAGACAAGTGTGGAGGGAGATGGTTATGAGAGGTTTGATCGCGTTAGATTTTGGAAGAGAATCCAAAGAAGAGAGGAACTACGGTGAGTTCCACAATGAggtggggcatgaaatccaagagtgtGTGGAGTTTAGGGCCCTAGTGCAGAACATGATGAATAATAAGGAAATGGAATTCTATGAAGAGACTAAAAACCCCGTAGAGGGAGACATATGTGCGTCAGAGGGAGAGTCGAAG GACCAAGATAGGGGCTCCTATACACGTAGCAGGAGACGTTACGATACAGCGAGTGAGAAGGCACAGCCCGTAAAAGGAAAAGCCCTAGTGGTCGAAGGGGTGAAGGAAAAAGCGACCAAATCTGAACTTCCTGTCAATGAGCTAGTTAACGAAGAAGAGGATAAGGAGTTTTTCAAATTCCTAAAGCATAGTGAATACAGCGTGGTGGAACAGCTACGTAAACAACCAGCTCGTATCTCAGTGCTGGCCTTACTTCTAAGCTCGGAAGTTCATCGCAGCGCTCTAATAAAGGTCTTGAATGAAACATATGTTGCCAATGATATCTCCGTTAACAAACTGGACCGATTGGTTAGTAACATAAGTGCCGACAACCATATCTTCTTCAATGACAATGAGATACCACCCGGTGACATGGGGTCGACTAAAGCATTGCACATTACCACGCGCTGTAAAGGGTATACGCTGCCAGGCGTACTGATTGACAACGGATCGACTTTGAACGTCCTGTCATTGACCACACTAAACAGATTACCTATAGACAACTCTCACATAAAGGAGTGCCAGAACATAGTGAAAACATTTGACGGCACGGAGAGAAAGGTGATTGGCAGAATCGAGGTACCTCTTCAGATTGGGCCAAATATATATGAGGTGGATTTCCtagtaatggatatcaagccctcataTAATTGCTTATTGGGGAGGCCCTGGATACATTCAGCTGGGGCAGTGCCTTCTTCGTTGCATCAAAAGTTGAAGCTGGTATCAGAGGGGAGGTTGATAACGATCAATGCTAAAGATGATATCATTGCAACTGTGAGCAATAATGCGCCCTATTTGGACACAGATGACTTTGCAATCGAATGTTCATTTCGATCTTTAGAATTTGTTAATGCAACCTTCATCGCTGAGGGAAGCAAAATTTTGGTGCCAAAATTGTCCAAAACCACGAGGATGAGCCTCCAGTTAACGATTGGAAAAGGAGCCCTACCCGGAAGAGGACttgggagacatctgcaaggaaggGTTGAAACACCAATGCCGAAAGACAAGAAAGACCGCTTCGGTTTAGGATTTAAGCCGGATGCAAAACAAAGGAGAAGGGAGCTGGGAAAGAAGCAAGAAAAAAGAAGAGCTCGATTAACGGAGGAAGAAATCAAGTGGGAACCAATGACATTCCCCCATATATCGAAAACATTTGTATCCGGGGGAATCATTCATCCCGAGAGAGACACGCCAATGACAGGAGCTATAGAAGAAAGGCTGGAAAGCTTAGACATCAACGTCATATGCGAAGAGGAGACCAAATGA